A stretch of the Capsicum annuum cultivar UCD-10X-F1 chromosome 8, UCD10Xv1.1, whole genome shotgun sequence genome encodes the following:
- the LOC107879379 gene encoding uncharacterized protein LOC107879379: MDHYNMSAKQMSYGVPLPMNIFRTETGGYTDMEKRQLFLRSYQFSRKKSASERIKKSFFRVKRVIWVKLRSATKIRKLVWLRFKYGIFGYRRRRRTFFRRLQNSSYYNNTSGWSSSSSCFW; this comes from the coding sequence ATGGATCATTATAATATGAGTGCTAAACAAATGTCTTATGGGGTGCCACTGCCAATGAACATATTCAGAACAGAAACAGGTGGCTACACTGACATGGAAAAGAGGCAGCTTttcttgagaagctaccaattcaGCAGGAAGAAGAGTGCGAGTGAAAGGATAAAGAAATCTTTCTTTAGAGTGAAAAGGGTGATATGGGTAAAGCTCAGATCAGCAACTAAGATCAGGAAATTGGTTTGGTTAAGGTTCAAgtatggtatctttggttatagaagaagaaggaggacaTTCTTTCGTCGTCTTCAAAATTCAAGTTACTATAATAATACTAGTGGAtggtcatcttcttcttcttgtttctggTAG